TCAGACGATCTCGATCTCGTGTGCTCAACTTTAGCATCTCCTCGCTCCGTGGCAGGTGTCGCCGCCAGTGTGGGCGAACCTGCCCCGAAGGAGGACATTTCTATTTCAACCAACCCGGACATTTCTACTTCAACGCTACAAAGTGAACGCGGCGCGCCTTCACGGCGGGGCGAGCGCGGAATATCTTCCTCCTCTTGCCGCCAGGAATTCCCATCTCCGCGGCCACCCATGCCCCCCCCCCGGGCGTGTGACGCGCTCGGAGCCCCCCTCCTCCGCCCCATGCCCACTTCACTGCTCTGCCCGGCCTACCGCGTGGTCACCTCGCGCGTGGTGCTGCGCTGCTGGGAGCCCGCCGACACCGCCGCGCTGCACCGGGTGATCGCCGAGAACCTGGAGCACCTGCGCCCGTGGGTCTCCTGGATCGAAGACGAGCCCAGGTCGATGGAGGAGCGCCTGTGCATCGTGCGCTCGATGCGCGCCGCCTTCGACGCCGACGAATCGTGGTCGTACGCCGTGATCGACGCCGACGACGGCGAGCTCGCGGGGGGGTTCCTCCTGCGGCGGATCGAGACCGGCAACGGCGGCGACCTGGGGGGATGGGTGGCCGCGGCGCGGGGGCGGCGGGGCTACCAGTCCGAAGCGGCCGCCGCGATGTCGCGCGTGTGCCTGGAGGTGATGAGGATGGAGCGCGTGCAGGCCGTGACCGCGGTCGACAACGAGCGCAGCATCGCGCTGATGCGCAAGCTCGGCTTCACGCAACAGGCTACGGACGGCGAGCGGCAGAAGCACGAGCTGCTCTGGAGCATCTCGGCCGACGAGTGGACGACCTCGTACGCCGCCGAGCTCGCGGCGGATGCGAGAGCGTATGATGCGATCGGGACTCGGCTGTTCTGAGCGTCAACGTGTGAGGAGTAGCCGACTAAAACGGTACGGGGTAAAATACAGAAGTGTCCTTGTTCTTCCTTCGCTCGAAGGCTATCGATGCCTCACTGGAAAGAGTTCGAGAAGCTGATCGCGCGCCTGCATGCGGCTGCATTGCCCAATGTGAAGGTCGAGCACGATGTGCGGCTACGCGGGCAGTCAGGTCGTGATCGCCAGATCGATGTTCTCCTCACGACCAACGTTGGCTTTTACCCGGTTCGGATTGCAATTGAATGCAAGAAGGAAAGACGACTTATCGGCATCGGCGCAGTTGGTGAGTTTGCCGAAAAACTCGGAGATGTGGGAATCGCCCAAGGCGTAATGGTCGCTCGCGGATTCGATTCTGGAGCAAAGGCTGCGGCAGACAGGCATTTCATCCGTTTGCTTTCATATCGCGATGCGAATACCGCGGACTGGCAAAATCTACTTACATCGAACTGGATATCGCTCGACCAAGTGCGTGTAGAGTGGACGTTGCTGGCGACACTTTTCGAAAACGAAAATGTGGCCGGCGAAATTCCCCTCACTGCGCTGATTGTTGACGAAAGTCATGGGATCGGCACCTTGGGCAACTTCTTCGACTCACTTCGTCGAGATGTTGCGCACAACAAAGCCTTAATCGGTAAATTCGGATTGGACATTCAACCCAATCGTTCTTGGACGCTTCAATGGGAGCAGCGTTGCGAGTCGGTGAAAGGCTTTCATCTTGAAGGTGTCAAAGAAGTACGTGAGTTCATTATCAATCTGGCATTAGCGTCAGGTCACGTGATTGAGGAGAACGGCACGCGGCAAGTCAGAATTGCAGAGATGATGTCGGAGTCTCTGAATGTCGAACGAGACCTAGCTCCGCACCTCGGTCGGACCTTGACTCCCGAAGAGTACAGAGCTCGCGCTGAGCATATACATACCGTTTCGTTCGACACTCCCACGGACGCGAAGCAAATTGGGCTGCAACTCGGGATCAGAATGTAAGCGCGACGCAATCAACTCGACGCCGCGACGCAAACAAGATCGCTTCATGCGCCGCAGCACGGGTTTTGCGCCGAACCTGCCGCTCGCCGAGACGCCTTCTCACCCGCGCGTGGAGGTGAACCCGTGACTGGACCCGAGCTGAGGAGCGAGGCCGAGTACGAAGCCGCGCTGAGGGAGATCGAGCGGCTGACGGAAGAGGACCCGGGGAAAGGGACGGCGGAGCACGACGAGCTGCAGCGCCTTCACTCCATGGTCGAGGCGTACGACGCTTCGCAGCTGCACGCCCACAGCCCCGACGACTACCCCATCGACGAGGACGAGGACTGACGTCGCGAACGAGCGAACGCCTCCGCCGGCCGGCGCAGAGATGCGCGGGCCGGCGGAGGCGCTTTGCGGCGTTCCTTCAGCGGCCGAGCCCGGCCATCGCGGCGACGGCGTCGGCGCGGGAAGATAACCGCGCGTCAACAACCCTGGGTCACACCCACGAGCGGACGCGCCTACATCCGCCAGGCGTCCTCGACGTGTTCGATGGTGGGGTCGCCGCCGGTGGGGAGGAGCACGGCGATGGCGTCGTAGCGGTAGACGTCGCCCTCGCGGCCGTGGCGGTCGACCCAGCACTGGGCGACCACCTGAATCTCGCGGCGCTTCTTGAGGGTGATGGCCTCGAGGGGATGGCCGTAGCCCAGGCCGGCGCGCGTCTTCACCTCCACGAACGCCACGACCTCGCCGCGGCGCGCGACGAGGTCGACCTCACGGTGCCCGATGCGGAAGTTGCGCGCCAGCACCGTCCACCCGGCGCGCTCCAGGTGCTCCGCGGCCATGCGCTCGCCGCGGTCGCCCATCGGCTTGTTCTGCGAGCCCAGCGTCCGCGGCGCGTCCATGGGGATTCCCCGGCGGAAGGTTTATTCGCGTTCGGGCAGGCTATCGTGTTGCGTTGATTATAGATCCTTCGCCCGCCGCTCGGGCTTCGTCGCGACCGCAATGTCGGCGCAGCGGCGGCGCTCAGGATGACGTCGTCGTGGTGCTCGAAGGGCGAGGCATGCCTCGCTCTGACGGTCAAGTCCGTTGAAGTCCGCGAAGGCGGACTGCGTGTAGTTGTAGCCGCGAGTTCACTCGCATCGTCACGCCACTACCATCACCCCTACCGACCCGTTCACACCACCGCGCGGACCGGGCGGCCGGTGAGCGAGGGCGACAGGTCGCGGCCGATGGCCTCGGCGATGACCGCGATCTGCTCCATCAGCTCCTCGAACTGCTCGGGGAAGAGCGACTGCGCACCGTCGCTCATTGCGCGCTCGGGGTCGGGGTGCACCTCGATCATCAGCCCGTCGGCGCCGGCGGCGACGGCCGCGCGCGCCATCGGGATCACCTTGGCCCGCAGCCCCGTGCCGTGGCTGGGGTCGGCGATGATGGGGAGGTGCGAGAGCGACTTCACCACCGGGATCGCCGTCAGATCGAGCAGGTTGCGCGTGTGGGTGTCGAAGCCGCGCACGCCGCGCTCGCACAGGATCACCTGCCCGTTCCCTTCGGCCAGGATGTACTCGGCGCTGAGGAGCAGGTCCTTCACCGTGGCCGCCATCCCCCGCTTGAGCAGGATCGGCTTGCCGGTGCGGCCGGCG
Above is a genomic segment from Longimicrobium sp. containing:
- a CDS encoding GNAT family protein, with the translated sequence MPTSLLCPAYRVVTSRVVLRCWEPADTAALHRVIAENLEHLRPWVSWIEDEPRSMEERLCIVRSMRAAFDADESWSYAVIDADDGELAGGFLLRRIETGNGGDLGGWVAAARGRRGYQSEAAAAMSRVCLEVMRMERVQAVTAVDNERSIALMRKLGFTQQATDGERQKHELLWSISADEWTTSYAAELAADARAYDAIGTRLF
- a CDS encoding restriction endonuclease, with the translated sequence MPHWKEFEKLIARLHAAALPNVKVEHDVRLRGQSGRDRQIDVLLTTNVGFYPVRIAIECKKERRLIGIGAVGEFAEKLGDVGIAQGVMVARGFDSGAKAAADRHFIRLLSYRDANTADWQNLLTSNWISLDQVRVEWTLLATLFENENVAGEIPLTALIVDESHGIGTLGNFFDSLRRDVAHNKALIGKFGLDIQPNRSWTLQWEQRCESVKGFHLEGVKEVREFIINLALASGHVIEENGTRQVRIAEMMSESLNVERDLAPHLGRTLTPEEYRARAEHIHTVSFDTPTDAKQIGLQLGIRM
- a CDS encoding YraN family protein, with amino-acid sequence MDAPRTLGSQNKPMGDRGERMAAEHLERAGWTVLARNFRIGHREVDLVARRGEVVAFVEVKTRAGLGYGHPLEAITLKKRREIQVVAQCWVDRHGREGDVYRYDAIAVLLPTGGDPTIEHVEDAWRM